TTTACCTGACTTCAGAGCCCAGAAAGTATTATTTACCTGACTTCAGAGCCCAGAAAGTATTATTTACCTGACTTTAGAGCCCAGAAAGTATTATTTACCTGACTTCAGAGCCCAGAAAGTATTATTTACCTGACTTTAGAGCCCAGAAAGTATTATTTACCTGACTTTAGAGCCCAGAAAGTATTATTTACCTGACTTCAGAGCCCAGAAAGTATTATTTACCTGACTTTAGAGCCCAGAAAGTATTATTTACCTGACTTTAGAGCCCAGAAAGTATTATTTACCTGACTTCAGAGCCCAGAAAGTATTATTTACCTGACTTTATTGCCCAGCACTGCTGAATACATTTCTATCCCTTTcacatcatttagcagacgctcttatccagagccacttacagtagagtgcatgcATTTTCGTACTCTTTAATACTGGTCCcacgtgggaatcgaacccacaatcctggcgttgcaagcacagtactctaccaactgagccacacaggactcgGTTGGTAGAGACTGCAAGACTTCGGTCAGCATGCATGCACGGGAAAACACATTTTGCTTGCCACACACCGTCCTGTCATCGTTTGTGACAGACAAGGGGCGTTTTAGGTTATTTGTGTGCGTCTTGTCTTTGTAAATGTGTGCGACAAACCTACTATGAGACACTTTGTGAACACGGGACCTGATATTAGTACCTGAGTTTAGCCTATCCATGGTGATGTCTGAGACTGAGTCAGTGTTGGTTGGTTGTGCTACCTGCAGGTATCTGAAGCTGTTCACCTTCCTACCTCTGGCCGAGGTGGAGCGGGTGATGGAGCAGCAGAGACAGGAGCCAGGCAAACGGGCCGCAAACAAACCTCTCGCCGCCGAAGTCACCAAACTGGTCCACGACAATGAGGGCAaaaggtgctgtgtgtgtgtgtgatcacacGCAAGACAAGGCCTGAGTAACTTCAGACTAATGGATTGAATTGACCCCTTCACAAAGTCATGATTATAAATTGCCTTGGGATTGATCTGATGAAATGATGTAGTGAAAGTGTGCATCTTGACAAATGCGTGAAAAATGATGCAATAGATAATTAGTCAGAGAAAGACTATGCATATGTCATTTGGGTGTCATTAATGAGGTGTCGCCTGGTACAATTagtaatgctgtgtgtgtgtatttctctcCAGGTGCACCAATGCCCGGTACCACAGTAACCTTCAGGCCCTGGAGCAGATGCGTGATGCTGAGCTGCAGGAGGTCTTCAGAGATGCCCCCTTCCATGAGCTGCTGCTGGAGCCAGGGACCACAATACTGGATGCCTGCCGCAGGGCAGAGGACATCCCTCGGGGGCCCAAAGTGTAGGGCTCTGGCTTTATATTCCTCTGTTCCTTATCATCCCTGACATGACTACCTCACACGGAGGGTCACTCACTCTATTTCACCACTTCCACCCCATTGGCTTTTTCACACTTTCTCTATATTTCTCCTTTCTGCTAATTTATCTTTTTATTGCCTcattccctctacttctctctcaaATCTGTCTTGACTttaaaacatacagtgcattcgcaaagtattcagaccccttcactttttccacattttgttacattacagccttattctaaaatggattaaattgttttcccccccctcatcaatctgaggttctgagagctctggagcaggatttcatcaaggatctgtctgtactttcccccattcatctttccctcgatcctgactagtctcccagtgcctcccgctgaaaaacatccccacagcatgatgcttccaccatgcttcaccgtagggatggtgccaggtttcctccagatgtgacacttagcattcaggccaaagagttcaatcttttttctcatggcctgagagtcctttaggtgccttttggcaaactccaagcgggctgtcatgtgccttttactgaggaatggcttctgtctggccactcaaccataaatatctgattagtggagtgctgcagagatggttgtccttctggaaagttctcccatctccacagagaaactctttagctctgtcagagtgaccatcgggttcttggtcacctccctgaccaaggcctttctcccctgattgctcagtttggccaggcagccagctctaggaagagtcttggtggttacaaacttcgtccatttaagaatgatggaggccactgtgttcttgctgcagaattgtttttggtacccttctccagatctgtgcctcgacacaatcctgtctaggacCTCTTCGCACAATTCcgtcaacctcatggcttggtttttgaactgtcaactgtgggaccttttatatagacagttgtgtgcctttccaaatcatgtccaatcaattgactttatcacaggtggactccaatcaagttgtagaaacatctcaaggatgatcaatggaaacaggatgcacctgagctcaatttcgagtctcatagcaaagggtctgaatacttatgtcagacttttattattattatttcgggcggcaggcagcctagtggtctgagtgttggaccagtaaccgaaaggttgcacgatctaatccccgagttgacaaggtaaaactctgtcgttctgcccctgaacaagtcagttaacccactgttcctaggccatcattgaaaataagaatttgttcttaactgacttgcctagttaaataaaggtgaaataaattaggtttattattttgaataaattagtaacattttcaaaaaaactgttttcgctttgtcattacagggtattgtgtgtagattgaggattttttttaaatttaatacatttttgaataagtcCGTAATGTATCAAAATGTGTTAACTGTTTTTCTGTGttgtgctgtctctgtgttgtgttgtctctgtgttgtgttgtctctgtgttgttgtctctgtgaTGTGTTGTGATGTCTCTGTGATGTGTTGTGATGTCTTTATGCTGTTtctgtgatgtgttgtctctgtgttgtGCTGCAGGTATCGCATGGTTTCAGAAGGAGCTGTATGGATCAACCACAGTAAGACAGACAGCCCAGAACAGGTACTCATCCCCGGCCAGCACATCCTGGCCAATGGACTCTCTCCTCAGAGTGGGAAAAAATTACTTCCACATCATCAGGTGGCTCAATCTGTGAGTGGAGCTGCGACCATATCACTTCTATGCACTGTTTGTGTACTGGAGGTAGGACAGCAAGCTGGGAGGCTTAGGTGAAGAGAGCTGGATATTGGAAATAGACCTCTATTATTTCAATATATCCCTGCTGATATCTAGGAGAGGatttagtgcactataaatgTGTGGATTCAATGATGCTGtaatatataacatatatttgGTGAAAGGCTTTTGTCTTGTTAGTTGTATGTTACGTACTGTGTATGTAAACGGTTTTATTTTTGTGATCGTTAGATATTAGATAACCGATTTGCCTAGTACCTAATTTCACAACAAGGGGTCAGTGCAGTCTTCCCTTTAAATGAGAACTGAGTTAAAGCTCCTTCAGACACCCTGTAGCAAAGTTTGATTTATAAGACCCTAGTTACATCCAGAAATTAAATTTAAATTGCAAAATATCTTACAGCTAAAATAGATGAATATTTTGACATTTTAAAACGGGCAATAGCAATAGGTAATTAAAAACAGGTGGACAAGATGTGTAGGTTTGTCACATTTAGAAatgggtgaaaaaaaaaaaataatgattCACtcttactgtagttgttctattGCAAATGGCCAATGAGTTATAATTTAAGTAGTTATTAATTGATGTTTGATAATTAATTGTAAATTGTCTAATTGTGTTATCCTGCAGAAAATATTGTTTTCCCAATGAGAAATGCttgccactactctactaccatcCCTCCTTTTGCTGGGGTGTACACTGGTGACCTTGACTGAGCTCAGATAAGTCAATATTCGCATCTGTATCATGGAGAGAAATAACTGGTCACCACCATGCAAAATAATAAAAATGTTAAGCTTTTATTAGCTTTTTAGAATGCTTGACAGATTCATGACAATGACAACCTACTCCAAACGACAAAATGTATCACACTGGCTTGTATATTTTCAATTGTTTCAAATCATTAAGGTGGTATTACAATTCCACATTTATTGAAAAACTATTATAATTctcaaataaaattagatttccCTCTGTATATTTATTGTTCTATTTTGGTGCTAAAAAACTATGACATGAAGATCGAGACCACTGACATTAAAATATTTTGTCAACATAAACAAATGAATAATGCATACATTAAGTTTCCTTATAATGGCCCTTTATTTATTTACATCATAGCTAAAATGTTAGATACCTATAGTGATTATGGCTATAGCCGTTACAAAGTAACATGTATAGAAATGTGACAATGTTGCAAAGCCTTTGTAACGTGCATGATCGCCTTAAGAGAATTGGGCGGGCCTACGTTTTTTTAACCAATGAATTACCTTCTTCGTTTTAAATAGCTCTCTGTGTCAATCAGTTTTTTCCCCAGTCAGCCTCCCCTCAATCGCCATATTGGGTACTGAAAAGGTTTGTCTGTTATTTCTTCTCTCTTACTACGAGAATAAATtgacaggagtggcttcagttaCTGCACATTGTTTTGATGATCTGACTACTTTAGCTCGCATTGCCATATTGGAAATTACCGTTTCTATCCAAACCTATGCATGGCATAAAAGTGTTGATCATTCGTTTTACGCTTGTTTTGGATCGCGGTGAGAAAGGAGGAAATACGAATTTTTAAGTGTTCTATTTGGACGTTAATTGATTCACCGAAAATGTCAGATGTTCGACTTTCAAATGGGAGCCCGACGTTGGAAAGGACGGATGCTCGGTTGTCGGATCACCCAAAACCGTCAGCCTGCAGAATCATTTTCGGCTCGCCGGATCGCGAAGAGTTAAGGCGGGATTTAAAGGGACATTTGCAAGAGATGGAAGCGGCAGCCTCAGCGAAGTGGAACTTCGATTTTTCAAGCCACACACCTCTATCGAACGGGAGATTCAAATGGGAATTAATGGATTGTAAAGACATTCCAAATTTCTACACCAGAACGCAACGATCAGTGAAAGACGTTTGCCCCTCTGGGAATAACAATATGGATCTAAATGGGAATCATAGTTGTGTGGTGGTGACTCCCCGGCAGTCTGACAACACCGAGAGGTCAGAGAGCCAAATGGAGAGTAAAGAGCAGTGCACCGGGCGGAGAAAAAGACCAGCCTGCCATGAATGTAGGCCTACGCCTTTGATGATTATCTATAATTTACATCATTCATAGTCTGGCTACTTTGAATTTCTGCCTACTGTTTGACGTGCTGGCCTATTCAGCTATGTAATTTGTATCAGCCAGGCTCGACGTCAAATTGTAGCAGACTGTAGGCCTAGTTACCAAATAGATGGGCCCACTTATTAGTTATTCTAAAGAAAAGCGTTACAACAATTCTAATCGTTTTCATTAATGTTTTCAGTAAGCAATATCGGTAGTCTATGACTACCTGCTAGTCAAGTTGTAAAGATAAGACCTGATAGGCAAATCACTATAGATAGGGAAATGTAGCAGCCTAAATTGCCTTATTCATTTAAATAATGTGGAGTGGACTATTCACAATACTTCATTTTCGAGAATAACATTTTGACCTATATTCTGAATAAAATTGTCTTTCTCTTCCAGACCCCTCGTCCCAAAATAAAAGGTCACACAGTAGTTCGAATGAAGTTACGCCTTGCCCAGTCTTGACGCATTCCGTAGAACGCACACCCAGGAAAGCCAGTCCCAGGACTCAAACGTGAAGATGACAAGGGTGAGATAGTTATCTGCTACTTTTTCTGGCTTTAGTGAGATATGTTATACTGGTGTGGACTTATTTTCCCAAATAacccaatattttttttttattgcctACATAAAGCAGTGTGTGTAAAGCTGAACACATCACGTTGGTCTTCCTGTAAGCATTTCAGACGTGTCGTTTAAATAACGTGTTGAGCAGTTGTGATTTCCCCACCTTGTAACCTATGCGCAATTGCCAACTAAGTAGCTATTCGTTTTTTGAAGCTCGAAATGTGTGCTTAACTATAAAGTTGTGACGTTCAGTGCGGTCTAGTAAAGGGTTAAAGTCCAAAAGGCTACACAAAATATAGGCGACATTACTACAACCACTGGCACGGTGAGGTTCATTTTCCGACGAAACTGTAAACAAGTCCTCAGAACAACACTATAGTAACACGTCAGCAACCACTGCCCTCGTGAGAGGAAGAAGGGGCCGGTCTCCTCAGCAGTGCACTATGCACGCTAGTCCCCTATCAAAACATCTGGCCGTTCTAGTGAATGAAAGCACAGTATGCACGTTTTTGAAGAGGCCTCCATTTTTACGCTAACTTgcaatgaagtgtgtgtgtgtgtagctatgAAGAGAATTTATCATTTGGAAAATGAAAGTGTTCTGCTGCTTTGAATGAGTCAGTAGGGTGTCTTTGACCTCGGTAGATTACTAGCATTAGCCTGTTCTTAGCATTGTTTTGTCATGTCAAAACTATTACATGTTGCCACATCTATGTTTGTCTGCAAAAAGAAGTGGCCAGGAATGGTTTTGATGCATTTGTATGTGGTCATGTTTACTGGTGTAAATTAGCATTGGTCTCACAACTTTGTTTTTATTTCTCTCTGCAGAGCTGAAAATGTATTTCCCCTTTTTGTCATGGAAACCCAAGTGTTCGGTGATTTTGAAGAGGAACTACAAAGAAAACGAAACATATCAATTCTCCCTAAGGATGGGGACGCTGTGCAAGCACTGAATATAAACACTAAAGTTCTGGCACTCATAAAGTTACTGCCTCTAAAAGCAGTCGATGTAGCAGTGTGCAATTAGGTTTTATTTCCTTTTTTTACTAcctgtgtatatatttattttcatatGTAGCAAATGAAACATATTATGATTGGGGAGGGGGGGAAACTATGTAAAAGGCATGAATTTGACTTGAAGAATTGCCGTGTAGTTTTGGTTCCAAAATGCTGTTTATAAATCCTGATCCATTTAAAAAATGATTGGATTAAATAATTGTTCCTCATCAAAGTATCCTCATAGGTCATCTGTATGTAGGGAGAGATTGATGGTACATAATGTGTAGCCTTGTTTTTTGGGTCATTTAAGTGTCACACAACGTGGGTTCTCAGCCACCCCACGAAAACAATGCCTCAAATAATGATACATTTCTGTTATGACTAAAAAAGTAATATGTGAAGTCAGCCAATATTTATTGTATTTTGTTAAATCTGTAGGCCTACGTCGGTCACTTAAATTCTGgaatattttgtttttttacaagtCTTCCTCTTCACCATTTTTTAAAGAAGTGTAGCTAATTTATTTTTCTGAAGTGGTGTAGGGTACTAATTTGCTGAAGGATAAAGTATCAGTTAACTGTACTGGTAGTATTAATCAACTTCATCCTCTCCCTGACATACTCGTGTCTGTCAGTTTAACGGttcttaatattttttttaacgaTTAGGCCTTTTTATATTTGAAATGTCCTACAATACCAAATACATGGTTGCTTCAATACGTCTGTGTCGACGCTTTCACCATCAGGTTGCCTTGGCATTGTACTCCTGTTTGATACAGAAAGATAATTTAATTTGTTAATCTCCCCCTTCTCCCAGACATTGTTAGTGCAGATCATGCAAATGTAGCTTCTAAAATAACTTTAATTTCGCCCAGTTACAATCAGCCTTTGTTCAGAGGCTAAGAATTGTCTCAAAGTAGTCACTCTGCCCGTGTAAATCTATTAAGTGTACATAACTTTGTAAAAACACTGAGAAATTATACTAACTTATTTATGTCAAGCTTTTTTTATGTAGAATAAAATGGGGTTTTGATCAAGGTTATCCAAAGTGGCATTTACATATTTTTTTGTAAGCATATTTTTGGTAGTTTTTATTTTATCAAAAAAGGTTGCAACCTGAGCCTGATTAAAAATATTTGATGTGCATTTTTCAATGTGTGATTTAAGATGTGTTGCAATCAATTAAAACAGAAGATAAATCGTTCTGATTTGTTGGTCATGTTTGCACTGTTGAAAGGAACCTCTTCAGCCTACACACggtcacactctctttctctcagcgaGTATACGGCATAACGATTTTAATGCATTTCGATTACGCTAATACATAATCCATATCCGTGTCCTTCATAACTTGATGTTTCATACTATAAGTTGCACAGAGAAACTGCATGTGCTCTCATGGGGCGGGAGGAATCGCATAGGAGGTATAATGTTTCTATATAGCCCACTAGTGAATCACAAGTAAAGCCTCTCAGGACTCCAGGCAAAACGACCTTAAATTTCAGTTTAATAGATTGCTGAGATTGTCATACCTCGGTTCTCTTCATACCCACTGCTTTTGGGTTGGGAGTTTATACATTATCATCCTGGAATAAAGACATGAAGAGATTTAACTCCTTAAAAACAGTTATTTGTGTAGTTCTAGTGCTTTTCACAGCAGTTAGGAGTAGATATAGTATTTCAGTAATTGATGTCATTTTTTTATCAATGTGGTGTATTCTCTTCGGCTCGCGGACAAACTGGAACTAACCCGTGCGCATTCGGTACCATTTGGCACATTACGCATGTTTCAAGCTTGAAGTAGCACGTAATAGGGTCCGGTAAATACAAACGATGTTATTGCTTCTACGGTTGCAAAATCTGTCAATTTTAAAATAGTTTAGCCTGTGTTAATCCACTATAGCACTGCTGACCAAATATGCCGCCGTCTGCGCAGTGGCACTCCCAATATGATGAAATCGTAAAGTATTTTGAAAAATGCCTGGTGATTGACGTTTGGGTCCTCCAATCCGGTTATGGCTAAGTAAAGCACACCACTGTTGCAGCCAGTTACATTTGTCTTATGGAAGGTTTGAACTGCAATGTTTCTAGGGGTGAAAAAACACTCCCCACAGGTCCACAGTTGAAATTATATAAGGTTAGTCACTGCATGAATTTAGTTATATTTCGTCACAGAGAATGCGCTAGTGTAGCCTACATCGAGCAAGTACTGTAATTGCATGCATATAGATGTTTTAACTGTAGTTGAAATTAATTATAGAAAAAAGGATGTAGAAATGTATCCCTGATACTGTAATGAGCATTTTTAATAAAACAACTCTATCATATACAGTGTCATTTTATTGATTTCTTTATAGATCAAAGCTATGCAAACAATATTTTGATGTAGATTGTTTACTTGCCTTATGTTTTAGTATATTTGCTAATGAGTTGAAACTAAAAAGAGTTTACTCATGTTTTTATCATTAAGGCACAATGGTGTATATTTATTCACATTTCTACACCATAATTATATTTTGTCTCATGTTTTACTGGGCTACGTCAAATACAATTCCAGCCTCATTTGGAGAGTTGTTTGCAACAATTTATAGGCCTACTATTTTGTACAACTATAAGCTTTTTTTACCAACATATTCACCTACACAAATAGCGGTCAGCTACATAAAGGAATTCTATAGcagcaattattattattatttttggtaATTCATCTTTACATTGTAAAGATTAGCACCAAAGCAGAGCCATAAAAACATGTTCACTGCTGAATTATATTTTGTCTTTCTCTGACTAATTATCTATTGCATCATTTTTCATGCATTTGTCAAGATGCACACTTTCACTACCAAATTTCATCAGATCAATCCCAAGGCAATTTATAATCTTGACTTTGTGAAGGGGTCAATCCAATCCATTAGTCTGGAATTACTCAGGCCTTGTCTTGCGTGtgagtgcgcacacacacacacacaccaaatatgTATTTTTAAAGAGAATATTTAGTGTTGAGTTGCTAAAgggctccctcctctcctcaccccactACAGCCTTAGAGCACCATGAaggcctccctcctctcctcaccgcACTACAGCCTTAGAGCACCATGAAGGCCTCACTCCACTACAGCCTTAGAGCACCAGGAAGGCCTCACTCCACTACAGCCTTAGAGCACCAGGAAGGCCTCACTCCACTACAGCCTTAGAGCACCAGGAAGGCCTCACTCCACTACAGCCTTAGAGCACCAGGAAGGCCTCACTCCACTACAGCCTTAGAGCACCAGGAAGGCCTCACTCCACTACAGCCTTAGAGCACCAGGAAGGCCTCACTCCACTACAGCCTTAGAGCACCAGGAAGGCCTCACTCCACTACAGCCTTAGAGCACCAGGAAGGCCTCACTCCACTACAGCCTTAGAGCACCAGGAAGGCCTCACTCCACTACAGCCTTAGAGCACCACGAAGGCCTCACTCCACTACAGCCTTAGAGCACCAGGAAGGCCTCACTCCACTACAGCCTTAGAGCACCAGGAAGGCCTCACTCCACTACAGCCTTAGAGCACCAGGAAGGCCTCACTCCACTACAGCCTTAGAGCACCAGGAAGGCCTCACTTAGAGCACCAGGAAGGCCTCACTCCACTACAGCCTTAGAGCACCACGAAGGCCTCACTCCACTACAGCCTTAGAGCACCAGGAAGGCCTCACTTAGAGCACCAGGAAGGCCTCACTCCACTACAGCCTTAGAGCACCAGGAAGGCCTCACTCCACTACAGCCTTAGAGCACCAGGAAGCAGGATGCAACAGGAAGACACCTGCAGCAGCTCTTAGGGGGCTCCTGATTCATTCTGAAGTGTGCAGGTGGGTAACCTTAGCTCTGCTGTTTACCCCCCACTCAGAGCTGGGCCCATTGTCCCTGTGTGTTTGGCTTTGTGCAGAGGGCCATTGTGAGGTGCGGGCGCTCGGCACTGTTGTGTCTGGGGCTCCCATTCAGACAAAGGGCCTGCTGGCTGAAACACTGGAGTGGATGAAGGGGGAAAAGGAAGTGGTGTCTGCAGTTTGAGAATACCACACTGAGAGGACCGTTGGGGGTGGTTTGTGTCATTAAGTCATATTGACATGGATATTGGTCAAGCTCAACGTGGGGTTATAGGTGGCAAACATTTATTACACTAATTAGTTGGTTCATTTAAAACAGGAGCCCCTGTGTTTTTTATAAAGCTCACCAGGAATAAATTGTATAATTGGAATTGTATAATTTCTGTATAATACATTTCTATCCATCTAAATGGTAAGTTTGACCTTGCAGGTGATCCTGGCTATTCTCCAGAGGCCCAACCAAAGGCTGGACTGGAAATGTTCAACATAAAAGTAGCTTACACtgttattacattgttattatcTGTGGTTTGACAAACAAGGTTTCAGGTTTAGACAAAGACAGTCATCCAATGAGCCATACCTGATGGGTCCAAATATATTGTATCTGAACTGCTGTCAACTGGCTGCCACCTTTCATATACCCAGAACTGTGGAGGCCAAAGAATATAGTCAATTTGTAAGTCCTAACTTTCAGCTTTGCTATCTCCCTGAAATGTTTTAAATtcacacacaaaacaacacatatattttttaactttATTCTTATTCACTTTGACCACCACAAAGACCACTATGAAGTTGGGTAAATAGCAGACATCCAGTGTATCAGAAATTGAGAACATTTCTTTGTCTCAGTGTTATATGTACCAAGCTAGACAGACTGAATCACACTTCCTAGCTATATCAACAGCAACAGGTTATCTTTTCCTGTTAACCACCCCAGCACTTAATATAAAACCACTGGTTCCTCCCCATGTTTCCTGAACTGGCCACAACCAACGTCATAACCCAATCTGCTGGCACAATTTCCTACGAAG
This genomic window from Salvelinus namaycush isolate Seneca chromosome 8, SaNama_1.0, whole genome shotgun sequence contains:
- the LOC120052412 gene encoding cyclin-dependent kinase inhibitor 1B-like isoform X4, translated to MSDVRLSNGSPTLERTDARLSDHPKPSACRIIFGSPDREELRRDLKGHLQEMEAAASAKWNFDFSSHTPLSNGRFKWELMDCKDIPNFYTRTQRSVKDVCPSGNNNMDLNGNHSCVVVTPRQSDNTERSESQMESKEQCTGRRKRPACHEYPSSQNKRSHSSSNEVTPCPVLTHSVERTPRKASPRTQT
- the LOC120052412 gene encoding tyrosine--tRNA ligase, mitochondrial-like isoform X2, with the translated sequence MVTEQEVYGLTLPLVASSVLDKLEKTAVWLNRVKTSPFDLYQFFLRQPDSSVEWYLKLFTFLPLAEVERVMEQQRQEPGKRAANKPLAAEVTKLVHDNEGKRCTNARYHSNLQALEQMRDAELQEVFRDAPFHELLLEPGTTILDACRRAEDIPRGPKVYRMVSEGAVWINHSKTDSPEQVLIPGQHILANGLSPQSGKKLLPHHQVAQSTPRPKIKGHTVVRMKLRLAQS
- the LOC120052412 gene encoding tyrosine--tRNA ligase, mitochondrial-like isoform X3 — its product is MVTEQEVYGLTLPLVASSVLDKLEKTAVWLNRVKTSPFDLYQFFLRQPDSSVEWYLKLFTFLPLAEVERVMEQQRQEPGKRAANKPLAAEVTKLVHDNEGKRCTNARYHSNLQALEQMRDAELQEVFRDAPFHELLLEPGTTILDACRRAEDIPRGPKVYRMVSEGAVWINHSKTDSPEQTPRPKIKGHTVVRMKLRLAQS